From one Silurus meridionalis isolate SWU-2019-XX chromosome 23, ASM1480568v1, whole genome shotgun sequence genomic stretch:
- the xrcc3 gene encoding DNA repair protein XRCC3, with protein sequence MDWDKLELSPKIIHALKRANVNSAKKVLSLPASDLQRLLQLSSSEVQLVLHAVSRLFRSVPPVTALQLTLGEFPSLEPGHRLSFACPVLDELLSGGLPLHGITELAGESAAGKTQFGLQLSLSVQYSREHGGLGAGAVYICTEDPFPIKRLRQLITQQSRLRPNIPPALIRSIRFSDNIYIEHTADLEALQTCVTQRVRTLLERGLVRLIVVDSVAALFRSEFQADEAIERARHLLAFSATLHRLSHTYSVPVFCINQVSDVVDGPNPGRCDYGLVDSKLLPALGIIWANQVMVRLMLRRQEGCLRSGEQTSAARKLEVVFSPHLARASCLCGVWEEGVRGISQEGEVKSSPGITEQRKKDFLEPTDSINRTA encoded by the exons ATGGATTGGGATAAACTTGAACTGAGCCCAAAGATTATTCATGCTTTAAAAAGAG ccaATGTGAACTCGGCGAAAAAGGTCCTGAGTCTTCCAGCTTCTGATCTCCAGAGGCTCCTTCAGCTGTCCAGCTCTGAGGTGCAGCTGGTGCTCCATGCAGTTTCTAGACTTTTCCGCTCAGTGCCTCCTGTTACAG CTTTACAGCTTACACTTGGAGAATTTCCATCTTTGGAGCCTGGACACAGGCTTTCATTCGCTTGTCCTGTTTTGGATGAGCTCTTGTCTGGTGGTCTTCCCCTGCATGGAATAACCGAGTTAGCAGGAGAGAGTGCTGCTGGAAAGACCCAGTTTGGTCTGCAGCTCTCCTTGTCTGTACAGTATTCACGTGAGCATGGAGGACTCGGAGCAG GAGCTGTATATATCTGCACTGAAGATCCTTTTCCCATTAAACGCTTGAGGCAGCTAATTACCCAGCAGTCTCGCCTTCGCCCAAATATTCCACCGGCTCTGATCCGCTCCATCCGCTTCAGTGACAACATCTACATCGAACACACTGCAGATCTT GAGGCCCTGCAGACGTGTGTGACGCAGCGAGTGCGCACGCTGCTCGAGCGAGGTCTCGTGCGCCTCATCGTGGTGGACTCGGTGGCTGCTCTGTTTCGTAGCGAGTTCCAGGCTGATGAGGCCATAGAGAGAGCACGTCACCTTCTGGCCTTCTCCGCCACGCTACATCGACTCAGCCATACATATAGTGTTCCTGTTTTCTGCATTAATCag GTGTCAGATGTTGTGGACGGGCCAAACCCAGGCCGCTGTGATTACGG GCTGGTAGACAGTAAGCTGCTCCCTGCCCTAGGTATTATTTGGGCCAATCAGGTGATGGTGCGTCTCATGCTGAGGAGACAGGAAGGCTGTTTAAGATCAGGGGAGCAGACCAGCGCTGCCCGCAAATTAGAGGTGGTTTTTTCTCCTCATCTGGCTCGAGCGAGCTGCCTGTGTGGAGTCTGGGAAGAAGGTGTTCGAGGAATCTCACAAGAAGGAGAGGTCAAATCGTCTCCTGGCATCAcagagcaaagaaagaaagattttctgGAGCCGACAGACTCTATTAATCGAAC